The proteins below come from a single Vitis vinifera cultivar Pinot Noir 40024 chromosome 9, ASM3070453v1 genomic window:
- the LOC109123132 gene encoding probable disease resistance protein At5g63020: MLPRPPVDELPMEATVGPQLAYEKSCRFLKDPQVGIMGLYGMGGVGKTTLLKKINNEFLTTSNDFEVVIWAVVSKSPDIEKIQQLIWNKLEIPRDKWETRSSREEKAAEILRVLKRKRFILLLDDIWEGLDLLEMGVLRPDTENKSKIVLTTRSQDVCHKMKAQKSIEVECLELEDAWTLFRKEVGEEILNSHPDIPMLAKVVAEECRGLPLALVTLGRAMAAEKDPSNWDKVIQDLRKSPAEITGMEDKLFHRLKLSYDRLPDNASKSCFIYHSMFREDWEIYNFQLIELWIGGGGGGGKKIIKTLKHACLLESCGSRENRVKIHDVLRDMALLLYGEHGVKKNKILVYNKVTRLDEDQETSKLKETEKISLWDMDVGKFPETLVCPNLKTLFVKKCHNLKKFPSGFFQFMLLLRVLDLSDNDNLSELPTGIGKLGALRYLSLSHTRIRELPIELKNLKNLMILLMDDMKSLEIIPQDVISSLISLKLFSIYESNISSGVDETVLEELESLNDISEISTTISNALSFNKLKSSHKLQRCISYLHLHKWGDVISLELSSSFFKRVEHLRGLHISHCNKLEDVKINVEREGTHNDMTLPNKIAAREEYFHTLRNVLIEHCSKLLDLTWLVYAPYLEKLHVEDCESIEEVICDDSEVCEMKEKLNIFSRLKYLTLNRLPRLKSIYQHPLLFPSLETIKVCECKSLRSLSFDSNTSNNSLKKIKGETSWWNQLKWNDETIKHSFTPYFQIHEAEAYLTDSEESETGSIDDIQE, translated from the exons ATGTTGCCTCGTCCTCCAGTTGATGAACTGCCAATGGAGGCGACTGTGGGCCCACAATTGGCGTATGAAAAGAGCTGTAGGTTTCTCAAAGATCCACAAGTGGGAATTATGGGATTGTATGGAATGGGGGGTGTTGGCAAAACCACCCTCTTGAAGAAAATCAACAATGAATTCCTCACAACATCCAATGACTTTGAGGTTGTGATTTGGGCTGTGGTGTCAAAATCGCCCGACATTGAAAAAATTCAGCAACTTATTTGGAATAAATTGGAAATCCCACGTGATAAATGGGAAACTAGAAGCAGTAGGGAGGAGAAGGCTGCAGAAATATTGAGagttctaaaaagaaaaaggttcaTCTTGTTGTTGGATGACATTTGGGAGGGACTTGATCTCCTAGAAATGGGGGTCCTGCGTCCAGATACTGAAAATAAGTCCAAGATAGTTTTGACGACCCGATCACAGGATGTCTGCCACAAAATGAAAGCTCAGAAGAGTATAGAAgtggaatgtttggagttagaaGATGCCTGGACTTTGTTCCGGAAGGAGGTAGGAGAAGAGATATTAAATTCTCATCCGGATATACCGATGCTTGCAAAGGTTGTTGCTGAAGAGTGCAGAGGTTTACCTCTCGCTCTTGTCACTCTTGGGCGGGCCATGGCAGCTGAGAAAGATCCCTCAAACTGGGACAAGGTAATACAAGATCTACGCAAATCTCCAGCTGAAATCACAGGTATGGAAGATAAATTGTTTCATCGATTGAAACTCAGTTATGATAGGTTGCCTGACAATGCTAGCAAATCTTGTTTTATATATCATTCCATGTTCCGAGAGGACTGGgagatttataattttcaacTTATAGAACTTTGgataggggggggggggggggggg ggaagaaaattattaaaactttaaaacatGCATGTTTATTAGAGAGCTGTGGTTCGAGAGAAAATAGGGTTAAGATACATGATGTGCTCCGCGACATGGCTTTATTGTTATATGGTGAACATGGGgtgaaaaagaacaaaattctaGTATACAATAAGGTTACTAGGCTTGATGAAGATCAAGAAACTTCCAAATTGAAAGAAACAGAGAAGATATCATTATGGGATATGGACGTTGGGAAGTTCCCAGAAACATTGGTGTGCCCCAATCTTAAGactttatttgtgaaaaaatgtcATAATTTGAAGAAATTTCCAAGTGGATTCTTTCAATTCATGCTTCTACTAAGAGTTTTGGATTTGTCAGACAATGATAATTTAAGCGAGTTGCCTACTGGGATTGGTAAATTGGGTGCCTTGAGATATCTTAGTCTGTCACACACAAGAATAAGGGAGTTGCCCATTGAactaaagaatttgaaaaatctgATGATTTTgcttatggatgatatgaaatcCCTTGAAATTATTCCACAAGATGTGATATCAAGCCTTATATCCTTGAAGTTGTTCTCCATTTACGAATCCAATATTTCAAGTGGAGTTGACGAAACTGTACTGGAGGAGTTGGAGTCCTTGAATGACATCAGTGAGATATCAACCACCATATCCAATGCTCTTTCATTCAACAAACTAAAGAGTAGTCACAAATTACAAAGGTGCATTAGTTATCTACATTTACATAAATGGGGGGATGTGATCTCACTTGAgctatcatcttcattttttaaaagagtgGAGCATTTGCGGGGGCTTCATATAAGCCATTGCAATAAATTGGAAGACGTGAAAATTAATGTGGAAAGAGAAGGCACACACAATGATATGACTCTTCCAAACAAAATTGCAGCAAGGGAGGAATACTTCCACACCCTTCGTAATGTGCTTATAGAACATTGTTCAAAATTGTTAGACTTAACATGGCTTGTTTATGCTCCATATCTTGAAAAACTTCACGTTGAAGATTGTGAATCGATAGAAGAAGTGATATGTGATGATAGTGAAGTCtgtgaaatgaaggaaaaattgaacatattctCAAGGCTCAAATACCTCACGCTCAATAGGCTGCCAAGATTGAAGAGCATCTATCAGCATCCGCTACTCTTTCCCTCTCTTGAAACCATCAAGGTGTGTGAATGCAAAAGCTTAAGGAGCCTCTCGTTTGATTCCAACACTTCAAATAATAGTCTGAAGAAAATTAAAGGAGAGACAAGTTGGTGGAATCAGTTGAAGTGGAACGATGAAACTATCAAACACTCTTTTACTCCCTATTTCCAAATCCACGAAGCTGAAGCATATTTAACGGACTCTGAGGAGTCTGAAACTGGCAGCATAGATGATATTCAGGAATGA